A genomic segment from Propionibacteriaceae bacterium ZF39 encodes:
- a CDS encoding ABC transporter permease, with protein MSTLEMTRPTVTAPVRRSFVTDTAHVWWRETLTIVRDPFSLVFSLIQPLVFLGLFGPLLAGTTGQGLGDGTLQWFLPGVVVMITMFGTSMTGSNLLFELMTGSFERTLATPLSRASTLVGRALKELTPLVVQALLIVLIAWPFGFRIHPLHIALGLVILGVFGVGIGAFSYALALATRASEWVFWAVQQTLLFPLLILSGMMLPLETGPRWMQIAAAFNPLTYIVDAERQLFAGEFGTDVLLGIAAAVITCGLGLALGVRTVQRSGL; from the coding sequence ATGAGCACCCTCGAAATGACCCGACCCACCGTTACTGCCCCGGTCCGGCGCAGCTTCGTCACCGACACCGCCCACGTGTGGTGGCGCGAAACGCTCACGATCGTGCGCGACCCGTTTTCACTGGTGTTCTCCCTGATCCAGCCACTGGTCTTCCTCGGCCTCTTCGGGCCGCTGCTGGCGGGCACGACCGGGCAGGGGCTCGGCGACGGTACGCTCCAGTGGTTCCTGCCCGGCGTCGTCGTGATGATCACCATGTTCGGCACGTCGATGACCGGTTCGAACCTGCTGTTCGAGTTGATGACCGGATCGTTCGAACGCACGCTGGCGACACCACTGTCGAGGGCCTCCACCCTCGTCGGCCGCGCGCTGAAGGAACTCACGCCGCTCGTGGTGCAGGCCCTGCTCATCGTCCTGATCGCCTGGCCGTTCGGGTTCCGCATCCACCCGCTGCACATCGCCCTGGGCCTGGTGATCCTCGGGGTCTTCGGAGTCGGGATCGGAGCGTTCTCCTATGCCCTGGCCCTGGCGACGCGTGCCTCCGAGTGGGTGTTCTGGGCCGTGCAGCAGACGCTGCTGTTCCCGCTGCTGATCCTCTCCGGGATGATGCTGCCGCTCGAAACCGGTCCGCGCTGGATGCAGATCGCGGCGGCGTTCAACCCATTGACCTACATCGTCGATGCGGAGCGCCAGCTGTTCGCCGGTGAATTCGGCACCGATGTCCTGCTCGGCATCGCGGCTGCTGTGATCACATGTGGCCTGGGGCTGGCCCTGGGCGTACGCACGGTGCAGCGCAGCGGCCTCTGA
- a CDS encoding hemolysin III family protein, whose amino-acid sequence MSIDQEPKQVNQTPGATPTETPDSHDRDLGDRVAETLRPLKPKLRGWLHLGWTPLAFISGLVLVIAAPTTLGKIGGAVFLVGSLLLFGTSALYHRRTWSPLGDRTLRRIDHANIFVFIAATYTPLALLLLSGRSRILLLAIIWSAAVAGLLFRVLWLSAPRPLYVALYLVMGWAALGWLGQFLASGGPLILSLIVAGGLCYTVGAIVYARKRPDPSPRWFGFHEIFHAFTILGSGCHFAAIALATFR is encoded by the coding sequence ATGAGCATCGACCAGGAGCCGAAGCAGGTGAACCAGACCCCCGGCGCGACGCCGACCGAAACACCCGATTCCCACGATCGCGACCTCGGCGATCGCGTGGCCGAGACACTCCGGCCACTCAAGCCCAAACTGCGTGGCTGGCTCCACCTGGGCTGGACGCCCCTGGCCTTCATCAGCGGCCTGGTCCTGGTGATCGCGGCGCCGACGACCTTGGGCAAGATCGGCGGGGCGGTGTTCCTCGTGGGCTCGCTGCTGCTGTTCGGGACCAGTGCGCTCTATCACCGGCGCACCTGGTCGCCGCTCGGCGACCGCACCCTTCGTCGCATCGACCACGCCAACATCTTCGTGTTCATCGCCGCGACCTATACGCCGCTGGCGCTGCTCCTGCTCAGCGGACGCTCGCGCATCCTGCTGTTGGCGATCATCTGGTCCGCAGCCGTGGCGGGCCTGCTCTTCCGCGTGCTCTGGCTCTCCGCTCCCCGCCCGCTCTATGTGGCGCTCTATCTGGTGATGGGCTGGGCCGCCCTCGGCTGGCTCGGCCAGTTCCTCGCGAGCGGCGGTCCGCTGATCCTGTCGCTGATCGTGGCGGGCGGGCTGTGCTACACGGTCGGGGCGATTGTGTACGCCCGGAAGCGCCCGGATCCGTCGCCGCGCTGGTTCGGCTTCCACGAGATCTTCCACGCCTTCACCATCCTCGGCTCCGGCTGTCACTTCGCCGCGATCGCCCTCGCCACCTTCCGCTGA
- a CDS encoding exonuclease domain-containing protein has product MIRLFGDRIDQRRRREAERAGGVLADCLATPLPDRATPAGQLPILAVDFETTGLDPAQDKLLSIGFVAVNGTEIDLGTAASFVINAHAEVGQSATVHGLTDDQLAAGCPLEEAVAATVTALSGRIMLAHFADVEENFLDAACRSLFGAGLPLASIDTMMLQQKIREDNNERGSIRLWGARERWGLPVYKAHEALTDALACAELYLAQLTELGEDTPLKKLLGWSH; this is encoded by the coding sequence ATGATCAGGCTCTTCGGCGATCGAATCGATCAGCGCCGGCGGCGCGAAGCGGAGCGCGCCGGGGGCGTACTCGCCGACTGCCTGGCCACCCCGCTCCCGGACCGGGCCACTCCGGCCGGCCAGCTCCCGATCCTCGCGGTCGATTTCGAGACCACAGGGCTCGATCCCGCTCAGGACAAGCTCCTGAGCATCGGGTTCGTGGCCGTCAACGGCACCGAGATCGACCTCGGGACCGCGGCGAGCTTCGTCATCAATGCCCACGCCGAGGTCGGCCAGAGCGCCACCGTGCACGGCCTGACCGACGACCAACTGGCCGCCGGGTGCCCACTCGAGGAGGCCGTCGCCGCGACGGTGACGGCCCTCAGCGGCCGGATCATGCTGGCCCATTTCGCCGATGTCGAGGAGAACTTCCTCGACGCCGCCTGCCGGAGCCTCTTCGGCGCCGGGCTGCCGCTCGCGAGCATCGACACGATGATGCTCCAGCAGAAGATCCGGGAGGACAACAACGAGCGCGGCAGCATTCGGCTGTGGGGCGCGCGGGAACGCTGGGGCCTGCCGGTGTACAAGGCCCACGAGGCCCTGACCGACGCCCTCGCGTGTGCCGAGCTCTATCTCGCGCAGCTCACCGAACTCGGCGAGGACACCCCGTTGAAGAAGCTCCTGGGCTGGTCCCACTGA
- a CDS encoding gamma carbonic anhydrase family protein has product MRNASAHAVILPLPDAAPQIADSAFVAPGAAVSGAVTLGEDASVWYGASLRADYVPVTIGARSNVQDNATLHGDPGFPCVVGEDVTIGHNAVVHGCVVEDGCVIGMGSVIMNGAVIGVGSLVAGGAVVMPGTKVPPGSLVAGLPGKVRRPTTDEERAGFLRSATVYAENARRHREALAQGDSTT; this is encoded by the coding sequence ATGAGAAATGCCTCAGCCCATGCCGTGATCCTGCCTCTGCCCGATGCCGCGCCACAGATCGCGGACTCGGCATTCGTGGCCCCCGGGGCCGCCGTGAGCGGTGCCGTGACCCTCGGCGAGGACGCCTCGGTCTGGTATGGCGCCTCTCTCCGCGCCGACTATGTCCCCGTCACCATCGGTGCCCGCAGCAATGTGCAGGACAACGCGACCCTGCACGGCGATCCGGGCTTCCCCTGCGTCGTGGGAGAGGACGTCACCATCGGTCACAACGCCGTCGTGCACGGGTGTGTCGTCGAGGACGGCTGCGTCATCGGCATGGGCTCGGTCATCATGAACGGCGCGGTGATCGGCGTAGGCAGTCTGGTGGCCGGCGGTGCGGTGGTCATGCCCGGCACGAAGGTCCCGCCGGGGAGCCTGGTGGCGGGGCTGCCCGGGAAGGTACGCCGCCCCACGACGGATGAGGAGCGCGCGGGGTTCCTGCGGAGCGCGACGGTGTACGCCGAGAACGCCCGTCGGCACCGGGAAGCCCTGGCCCAGGGGGACTCCACGACCTGA
- a CDS encoding TetR/AcrR family transcriptional regulator: protein MGEQPMWGTPEGQRIIELLWAPPEQPARGPRPKTSVREIVAAAMALADAEGFDALSMRALAKEVGVGAMTLYSYVPGKAELFELMVDAAYAERPLPEAELDWRERYRRHAFEARQMYRRHPWLLESNLWRLPLGPGVLAVTEDLLAIGQSAGLSYAVGSRVSSLLEAYSFGTARGEIADRDEARRTGQSSDDFWDARASFWQTYFDAARYPTMFATWEAGAYDEGDDPDRELGFAIDLILDSVARLVER from the coding sequence GTGGGGGAACAGCCGATGTGGGGTACGCCCGAGGGTCAGCGCATCATCGAACTGCTCTGGGCTCCGCCGGAACAACCGGCGCGCGGGCCGAGGCCCAAGACCTCCGTCCGGGAAATCGTCGCCGCCGCCATGGCGCTCGCCGACGCGGAAGGCTTCGATGCCCTGTCGATGCGGGCGCTCGCCAAGGAAGTGGGCGTGGGCGCGATGACGCTCTACAGCTATGTGCCCGGCAAGGCCGAACTGTTCGAACTGATGGTGGACGCGGCGTACGCCGAGCGGCCCCTTCCCGAAGCGGAACTGGACTGGCGCGAGCGTTATCGCCGGCATGCCTTCGAGGCCCGGCAGATGTATCGCCGGCACCCCTGGTTGCTCGAATCCAACCTCTGGCGCCTGCCGCTGGGGCCGGGGGTCCTCGCCGTGACCGAGGACCTGCTCGCCATCGGGCAGTCAGCCGGCCTCAGCTATGCCGTCGGCTCACGGGTTTCCTCTCTCCTGGAGGCCTACAGTTTCGGCACGGCCCGCGGCGAGATCGCCGATCGCGACGAAGCCCGGCGTACCGGTCAGAGCAGTGATGACTTCTGGGATGCGCGGGCGAGCTTCTGGCAGACCTACTTCGACGCCGCGCGCTATCCGACGATGTTTGCCACCTGGGAAGCGGGGGCCTACGACGAGGGCGACGATCCCGACCGGGAGCTGGGCTTTGCGATCGACCTCATCCTCGACAGCGTGGCCCGCCTGGTGGAGCGTTAG
- a CDS encoding isoprenyl transferase yields the protein MAQRDRFREWADRLHPTGLLYSTYEQRLMAELDRDKLPKHVAVMADGNRRWARQNAPGEPLVAGYRAGAQKLEQFVQWCDDVGVQIVTLWVLSTDNLKRATESELQPLLEVIVQMVDDLAAAGRWQVRTVGALDLLPGPTAGRLRRAEQITSDIDGMRVNVAVSYGGRHELRDAVRSLLAAEAAKGTTLAELAETVEMEDIAAHLYTAGQPDPDLVIRTSGEQRLSGFLIWQSAHSEFYFCEALWPDFRRVDFIRALRSYAQRERRFGK from the coding sequence ATGGCGCAACGTGATCGGTTCCGTGAGTGGGCGGACCGGCTCCACCCCACGGGGCTGCTGTATTCGACCTATGAGCAGCGACTCATGGCCGAGCTCGACCGCGACAAGCTCCCGAAGCATGTGGCCGTCATGGCGGACGGCAACCGGCGGTGGGCACGCCAGAACGCGCCGGGCGAGCCGCTCGTGGCCGGCTATCGCGCCGGGGCCCAGAAGCTCGAACAGTTCGTGCAGTGGTGCGACGACGTCGGCGTCCAGATCGTCACCCTGTGGGTGTTGTCGACCGACAACCTCAAGCGGGCCACTGAATCGGAGCTGCAGCCCCTGCTCGAGGTGATCGTGCAGATGGTCGACGACCTGGCTGCCGCCGGTCGCTGGCAGGTCCGCACGGTCGGCGCGCTCGACCTGCTGCCCGGCCCCACCGCGGGGCGCCTCCGTCGCGCCGAACAGATCACTTCCGATATCGACGGCATGCGCGTAAATGTCGCTGTGTCCTATGGCGGTCGGCATGAGCTGCGCGATGCGGTCCGGTCGCTACTGGCGGCGGAGGCAGCCAAGGGCACCACGCTCGCCGAGCTGGCCGAGACCGTGGAGATGGAAGACATCGCGGCTCACCTCTATACGGCCGGCCAGCCCGATCCCGACCTCGTGATCCGCACCTCCGGCGAGCAGCGCCTGTCCGGGTTCCTGATCTGGCAGTCCGCCCACAGTGAGTTCTATTTCTGTGAGGCCCTCTGGCCCGATTTCCGGCGCGTCGACTTCATCCGCGCCCTGCGCTCGTACGCCCAGCGGGAGCGCCGCTTCGGCAAATGA
- a CDS encoding ATP-binding cassette domain-containing protein → MIEAHGLTKTFTSGRTSVEAVRGVDLQVADGELVALLGPNGAGKSTTLRMLTSLLPPTSGTATVAGADIAREPAEVRARIGYIGQKHGAGHNYRVWDELVMQGRFYGLTRAEAHTRGQELLETLDLTGLKNRKVSTLSGGQQRRLDIALGLIHSPALLFLDEPSTGMDPQSRANLWEHILRLRAERGTTIVLTTHYLEEADQMAERVVVIDHGRVIADDTAPNLKRDLAGDRITVTVSGDDLPRALHVVEPLGAEVAHQQLGGESRVTVRTHGGAAVLPEAIRRLEAGGIGVREATLHQPTLDDVFLALTGRSLREEEAAA, encoded by the coding sequence TTGATCGAGGCACACGGACTCACGAAGACCTTCACCAGCGGACGCACGAGCGTCGAGGCCGTGCGCGGCGTCGACCTCCAGGTCGCCGACGGCGAGCTGGTGGCCCTGCTCGGGCCCAACGGCGCCGGCAAATCGACCACCCTGCGCATGCTCACCTCGCTGTTGCCGCCCACGTCGGGGACAGCGACGGTCGCCGGCGCGGACATCGCCCGCGAACCCGCCGAGGTGCGCGCGCGGATCGGCTATATCGGCCAGAAGCACGGGGCCGGCCACAACTACCGCGTGTGGGACGAACTGGTGATGCAGGGCCGCTTCTATGGCCTGACCCGCGCAGAAGCCCACACCCGTGGGCAGGAGCTCCTGGAAACCCTCGACCTGACCGGGCTGAAGAACCGCAAGGTGAGCACCCTGTCGGGCGGCCAGCAGCGTCGGCTCGACATCGCTCTGGGCCTGATCCACTCTCCCGCGCTTTTGTTCCTCGATGAGCCGTCGACGGGCATGGACCCCCAGAGCCGGGCCAACCTCTGGGAGCACATCCTGCGCCTGCGCGCCGAGCGCGGGACCACGATCGTGCTGACCACGCACTATCTGGAGGAGGCCGACCAGATGGCCGAGCGCGTCGTGGTGATCGACCACGGCCGCGTCATCGCCGACGACACCGCGCCGAACCTGAAGCGCGACCTCGCCGGCGACCGGATCACCGTGACCGTGTCCGGTGACGACCTGCCGCGGGCTCTGCATGTGGTGGAGCCACTGGGCGCCGAGGTCGCGCACCAGCAGCTCGGCGGCGAGTCCCGGGTGACTGTGCGTACCCATGGCGGCGCCGCCGTCCTGCCCGAGGCCATCCGTCGGCTGGAGGCCGGCGGGATCGGCGTACGCGAAGCCACCCTGCACCAACCCACCCTGGACGATGTCTTCCTGGCCCTCACCGGCCGGAGCCTGCGAGAGGAAGAGGCCGCCGCATGA
- a CDS encoding DUF294 nucleotidyltransferase-like domain-containing protein, whose amino-acid sequence MDVELTEVRDFLASHEPFSALPREALRTLVTRLTVRYYRRGSVLCALGEQAQHLFILRSGAVDLHDNRGILIERCEEGQSLAITSLIDRAPATYSFTAHEDCLVLLLPAEVFHELCDSQPVFQQYYLRRRNKVKAGVESMHATHQGGAILRTRLREIISGDMVATESDTSVSEAVRIMAEATSSGLLLVDDGELVGIFTDHDLRVHVVASGHSLSLPVRIFMTDSPASVDVDAMAFEALLEMVSRNIDHMPVTERGRPVGLITSRDLMRLEHTNPIYLAGDIAKQKDLNSLIDVARRRGRVVQQLVAQDASADDIGRIVTAIGDQVTRRLIQLAESELGSPPVPYCWVALGSQGRFEQGPSSDQDNALVLDDAYDESEHGEYFLRFSEFVVAGLARCGYALCPGDVMASNHKWRQPLAVWRQQFRSWIFAPSSEALLGAQIFFDLRPVHGAEHLGRALQEQIATDAPGNARFLTHLASHAVARQPPLGFFRKFVVAKEGDHEKTFDIKTTGIGPIVELARVLSLARGLRQVNTMERLRAAHDAGLLNDEAAEDLADSLEFISYVRLHHQAAQLAAGQEPDNHLLPEQLNPFDRRHLRDAFQVIRKQQSALAYLHKTHLLS is encoded by the coding sequence ATGGACGTCGAGCTGACCGAGGTGCGGGATTTCCTGGCCTCCCACGAGCCTTTCTCCGCACTGCCCCGGGAGGCGCTGCGGACGCTCGTGACGCGCTTGACCGTCCGCTATTACCGCCGCGGCAGTGTCCTCTGCGCGCTCGGCGAGCAGGCCCAACACCTCTTCATCCTGCGCTCGGGCGCAGTCGATCTCCATGACAATCGCGGCATTCTCATCGAGCGCTGCGAGGAGGGCCAGAGTCTCGCGATCACGTCCCTGATCGACCGGGCGCCGGCGACCTACAGCTTCACGGCCCACGAGGACTGCCTCGTGCTGTTACTGCCGGCCGAGGTGTTCCACGAGCTCTGCGACTCGCAGCCGGTCTTCCAGCAGTACTATCTGCGCCGCCGCAACAAGGTCAAAGCGGGCGTGGAGTCGATGCATGCGACGCATCAGGGCGGGGCGATCCTGCGTACGCGCCTGCGCGAGATCATCTCCGGCGACATGGTCGCGACCGAATCGGACACCTCGGTCAGCGAAGCCGTGCGGATCATGGCCGAGGCCACCTCCTCCGGCCTGCTCCTGGTCGACGACGGGGAACTGGTCGGCATCTTCACCGATCACGATCTCCGGGTGCATGTGGTGGCAAGTGGGCATTCCCTGTCACTGCCGGTGCGCATCTTCATGACCGACAGTCCGGCCAGCGTCGATGTGGACGCGATGGCGTTCGAGGCCCTGCTCGAGATGGTCAGCCGCAACATCGATCACATGCCGGTGACAGAGCGCGGCCGACCCGTCGGGCTCATCACATCCCGCGACCTCATGCGTCTCGAACACACCAACCCGATCTATCTGGCCGGCGACATCGCCAAGCAGAAAGACCTCAACTCCCTCATCGACGTCGCCCGTCGCCGCGGCAGGGTCGTCCAACAACTCGTCGCCCAGGATGCCAGCGCCGACGACATCGGCCGCATCGTCACCGCGATCGGCGACCAGGTCACCCGGCGCCTCATCCAGTTGGCCGAATCCGAGCTCGGCTCCCCGCCGGTCCCCTATTGCTGGGTTGCGCTCGGCTCCCAGGGCCGCTTCGAGCAGGGTCCCTCCAGCGACCAGGACAATGCGCTCGTCCTCGACGATGCGTACGACGAGTCGGAGCACGGGGAGTATTTCCTGCGGTTCTCGGAGTTCGTGGTCGCGGGGCTGGCCCGCTGCGGGTACGCGCTCTGCCCCGGCGATGTCATGGCCAGCAACCACAAGTGGCGACAGCCCCTGGCGGTCTGGCGCCAGCAGTTCCGCAGCTGGATCTTCGCGCCGAGCTCCGAAGCTCTGCTCGGTGCCCAGATCTTCTTCGACCTCCGCCCGGTCCACGGCGCCGAACATCTCGGCCGGGCACTGCAGGAGCAGATCGCGACCGATGCCCCGGGCAACGCCCGGTTCCTCACCCACCTCGCGTCCCACGCGGTCGCCAGGCAGCCACCCCTCGGGTTCTTCCGGAAGTTCGTGGTCGCCAAGGAGGGCGATCACGAGAAGACGTTCGACATCAAGACCACGGGCATCGGGCCGATCGTCGAGCTCGCCCGCGTCCTGTCCCTGGCCAGGGGCCTCCGGCAGGTCAACACGATGGAGCGCCTGCGGGCCGCCCACGATGCCGGGTTGCTCAACGATGAGGCTGCGGAGGACCTCGCGGATTCACTGGAGTTCATCAGCTATGTGCGGCTCCACCACCAGGCAGCCCAGCTGGCAGCCGGGCAGGAACCCGACAACCACCTGCTGCCCGAACAACTCAATCCGTTCGACCGCCGCCATCTGCGGGATGCGTTCCAGGTGATCCGCAAACAACAGTCGGCGTTGGCCTATCTCCACAAGACCCACCTCTTGTCATGA
- a CDS encoding PhoH family protein yields the protein MSLTEDPRRTYVIDTSVLLSDPHALRRFAEHSVVLPIVVITELEGKRHHPELGYFARSALRLLDDLRVEHGRLDAPMPVNDQGGTLLVELNHTDPSRLPNGFRLGDNDSRILSVAINYQAEGAQVVLVSKDLPMRVKASAVGLMAEEYRADGVVETGYTGMAELEVAPQVIDSLYDDGVTDIDDARDLPCNTGVVLLGGGSSALGRVGADKRVRLIRTDREAFGLHGRSAEQRVALDLLLDSDIGIVSLGGRAGTGKSALALCAGLEAVLERRQHSKVVVFRPLYAVGGQDLGYLPGSENEKMAPWAQAVFDTLGAVTNRNVIEEVLDRGLLEVLPLTHIRGRSLHDAFVIVDEAQSLERGVLLTVLSRIGQNSRVVLTHDIAQRDNLRVGRHDGVVAVVEKLKGHPLFAHVTLNRSERSPIAALVTDMLEDHIV from the coding sequence GTGTCGCTGACCGAAGACCCCCGCCGCACCTATGTGATCGATACCTCCGTGCTGTTGAGCGATCCGCACGCGTTGCGCCGATTCGCCGAACACTCGGTGGTGCTGCCGATTGTGGTGATCACCGAACTCGAGGGCAAACGCCACCATCCCGAACTCGGCTACTTCGCTCGCAGCGCCCTGCGCCTGCTGGACGATCTGCGCGTCGAGCACGGCCGGCTGGACGCCCCGATGCCGGTGAACGATCAGGGCGGGACCCTCCTCGTCGAGCTCAACCACACCGACCCGAGCCGTCTGCCCAATGGATTCCGCCTGGGCGACAACGATTCCCGGATCCTGTCCGTCGCGATCAACTATCAGGCCGAGGGCGCCCAGGTCGTGCTCGTGTCGAAGGACCTGCCGATGCGCGTCAAGGCGTCGGCCGTGGGCCTCATGGCCGAGGAATATCGGGCCGACGGAGTGGTGGAGACCGGGTACACCGGCATGGCCGAACTCGAGGTCGCCCCCCAGGTGATCGACTCGCTCTATGACGATGGCGTCACCGATATCGACGACGCTCGCGACCTGCCGTGCAACACCGGTGTGGTGCTGCTCGGTGGGGGATCGTCCGCCCTCGGCCGGGTGGGTGCGGACAAGCGCGTCAGGTTGATTCGGACTGATCGGGAAGCCTTCGGTCTGCATGGCCGCTCGGCCGAGCAGCGTGTGGCGTTGGATCTGCTGCTCGACAGTGACATCGGGATCGTGTCTCTGGGTGGACGCGCCGGAACGGGCAAGTCGGCGTTGGCGCTGTGTGCCGGGCTGGAGGCCGTTCTTGAGCGGCGGCAGCACTCGAAGGTGGTCGTGTTCCGTCCGTTGTACGCCGTCGGCGGCCAGGACCTCGGCTATCTCCCTGGCAGCGAAAACGAAAAGATGGCGCCGTGGGCGCAGGCGGTGTTCGACACCTTGGGTGCCGTCACCAATCGCAACGTCATCGAGGAAGTGCTGGATCGCGGCCTCCTCGAAGTTCTGCCCCTGACGCACATCCGCGGCAGGTCGCTCCACGACGCCTTCGTCATCGTCGACGAGGCCCAGTCCTTGGAGCGCGGCGTACTGCTCACCGTCCTCAGCCGCATCGGCCAGAACTCACGTGTGGTGTTGACGCACGACATCGCCCAACGCGACAATCTCCGCGTTGGCCGTCACGACGGAGTGGTTGCCGTCGTGGAGAAATTGAAGGGCCATCCTCTCTTCGCGCACGTGACGCTGAACCGCTCCGAGCGCTCCCCGATTGCAGCCCTGGTCACCGACATGCTCGAGGACCACATCGTCTGA
- a CDS encoding DUF1932 domain-containing protein has protein sequence MTTIGILSPGAMGGALGRAWQRGSARIVTTVAGRSARTQQLAEGLEWLDSVDAVVAAADVVVSIVPPAQAIPNAEQIAAAAARLGVRPVVADLNAVSLPTMDRVAATAAKAGCEVIDGSISGPPPGPHGTDTRVFLSGAAAEILVAFDVPGLRTTVVGPEVGQASAIKMSTAAVYKGITALMIQSLRTADANGVADYVATDWADMLGPLGADAANRIAVAVSKSDRFPDEMREIAATQEAAGWGAELYESIARVFEASYRTRLGANNPEQADAVHDIAVVTDALRTPRD, from the coding sequence ATGACGACGATCGGCATCCTCTCGCCGGGGGCCATGGGCGGTGCGCTCGGCCGGGCCTGGCAGCGAGGTAGTGCGCGGATCGTGACGACCGTCGCCGGTCGATCGGCGCGGACCCAACAGCTGGCCGAGGGGCTGGAATGGCTCGACTCGGTCGACGCTGTCGTCGCTGCTGCCGATGTCGTGGTCAGCATCGTGCCGCCCGCCCAGGCGATCCCGAATGCGGAACAGATCGCTGCCGCGGCGGCCCGTCTGGGCGTACGCCCGGTGGTCGCGGATCTGAACGCAGTCTCCCTTCCGACGATGGACCGGGTCGCAGCAACCGCGGCCAAAGCCGGGTGTGAGGTCATCGACGGGTCGATCAGCGGACCGCCCCCGGGACCGCATGGCACGGATACGCGGGTCTTCCTGTCGGGTGCAGCGGCGGAGATCCTGGTCGCCTTCGACGTGCCCGGGCTGCGCACCACGGTGGTGGGGCCCGAGGTCGGTCAGGCGTCGGCGATCAAGATGTCGACCGCCGCCGTCTACAAGGGCATCACCGCTCTCATGATCCAGTCGCTGCGCACCGCGGACGCCAATGGGGTCGCCGACTATGTGGCGACGGACTGGGCCGACATGCTCGGCCCGCTGGGCGCCGACGCCGCCAACCGCATCGCTGTCGCGGTGTCGAAGTCGGACCGCTTCCCCGACGAGATGCGCGAGATCGCCGCCACCCAGGAAGCCGCGGGCTGGGGTGCGGAGCTCTATGAGTCGATCGCCCGTGTCTTCGAGGCGTCCTATCGCACCCGACTCGGGGCCAACAATCCCGAGCAGGCCGACGCGGTCCACGACATCGCCGTGGTCACAGACGCCCTCCGCACCCCGCGCGACTGA
- a CDS encoding DNA-3-methyladenine glycosylase I, with protein sequence MTGVTLTEVAPHTDCPWPGQDEGYRAYHNTEWGRPVRDDQRLFEKLVLEGFQSGLSWLTILRKRPAFREVFEGFDPEVVARFDTAKVEGLLTDARIIRHRGKIEAAIANARVVLDVIEEHGSFAGFVWGFAPDAHERPATMAEVPSSTPESTALAQALRKRGAKFVGPTTAYAFMEAMGLVNDHLVGCSIGDLISNDQPHLDEVAREGVDKDHEEKGGDLKAPD encoded by the coding sequence ATGACAGGAGTCACCCTGACCGAGGTAGCGCCCCACACCGACTGCCCCTGGCCCGGCCAGGACGAGGGCTACCGCGCCTACCACAACACGGAGTGGGGCCGACCGGTCCGCGACGATCAGCGACTGTTCGAGAAGCTCGTGCTCGAGGGTTTCCAGTCCGGGCTGTCGTGGCTGACGATCCTGCGCAAGCGGCCGGCCTTCCGCGAGGTGTTCGAGGGATTCGATCCGGAGGTCGTGGCCCGGTTCGATACGGCGAAAGTCGAGGGGCTGCTGACCGATGCGCGCATCATCCGCCATCGCGGCAAGATCGAGGCTGCGATCGCCAATGCCCGGGTCGTGCTCGACGTGATCGAAGAGCACGGTTCGTTCGCCGGGTTCGTCTGGGGATTCGCGCCCGACGCGCACGAGCGCCCGGCGACGATGGCCGAGGTTCCGTCGAGTACGCCGGAGTCCACCGCTCTGGCGCAGGCACTGCGGAAACGGGGCGCGAAGTTCGTCGGACCCACCACGGCCTATGCCTTCATGGAGGCCATGGGCCTGGTCAACGATCACCTGGTCGGTTGCTCGATCGGCGACCTCATTTCCAACGATCAACCCCATCTAGACGAAGTTGCGCGCGAGGGGGTTGACAAGGATCATGAAGAGAAGGGCGGTGATCTCAAAGCTCCGGACTGA